The Metabacillus schmidteae genome has a segment encoding these proteins:
- a CDS encoding aspartate aminotransferase family protein, which translates to MKRSLLIKPSMKEEYPTVTHGEGIYLYDKEGKRYIDGSSGAVTTSIGHGVPEIIEAIHDQAKKVSFVYRSQFTSEPAEQLAQKLNELLDADEDYWSFFVNSGSEATETAMKIAIQHWQEKGNFKKNKILSRWISYHGITLGALSMSGHVSRRERFVSILEDYPSVSAPYCYHCSFNLTYPSCQLACANEIETAIKRIGPGEIAAFIAEPIIGAAGGVIIPPDGYYQQVREICNKYDILFIADEVMTGIGRTGEMFGLHHWGVQADIIALGKGMSAGYTAIAATLASEKVMKPIMLGSNSIMSGHTYSANPQSAATAMAVLQYIEKNQLVQKVKVKGEYLLQKLRGELVSSKIVGHIRGKGLMIGVEFVFDKSTKRPFEKNLLITNKIVEKARKKGLLIYPSSAGQEGAHGDAIIISPPFIITINQIDELVSIFRDVVLEIEKEVGGVEPDGTNTSREKNE; encoded by the coding sequence ATGAAACGATCTTTATTAATTAAGCCAAGTATGAAGGAAGAGTATCCTACTGTGACACACGGCGAAGGGATCTATTTGTATGACAAAGAAGGCAAAAGATATATTGATGGATCATCAGGAGCTGTGACGACAAGTATAGGTCACGGAGTCCCCGAGATCATAGAAGCCATTCATGATCAGGCAAAAAAAGTTTCATTTGTTTATCGCTCACAATTCACCTCAGAACCGGCAGAACAGCTTGCACAAAAATTAAATGAACTTCTGGATGCTGATGAGGATTATTGGTCTTTTTTTGTGAATAGCGGATCAGAAGCTACCGAAACAGCTATGAAAATCGCGATTCAACACTGGCAGGAGAAAGGGAATTTTAAGAAAAATAAAATCTTATCCAGATGGATCAGTTACCACGGAATTACACTTGGTGCCCTATCGATGTCAGGGCACGTGAGTCGTCGTGAACGATTTGTATCAATACTGGAAGATTATCCTTCAGTCTCAGCACCATACTGCTACCATTGCTCATTTAACCTAACCTATCCATCTTGTCAGTTAGCCTGTGCAAACGAAATTGAAACAGCAATAAAAAGAATTGGTCCAGGAGAGATCGCAGCCTTTATTGCGGAGCCGATAATTGGGGCAGCAGGGGGTGTAATTATTCCTCCTGATGGATATTATCAGCAAGTTAGAGAGATTTGCAACAAGTATGACATCCTTTTTATTGCAGATGAAGTCATGACAGGAATAGGGAGAACCGGAGAGATGTTTGGTTTACATCATTGGGGAGTGCAGGCAGATATTATTGCGTTAGGAAAAGGAATGAGTGCTGGTTATACAGCAATTGCGGCAACCCTAGCTAGTGAAAAAGTAATGAAGCCAATTATGTTAGGCTCAAACTCTATTATGAGTGGTCATACGTATAGTGCAAATCCTCAATCCGCTGCCACAGCCATGGCAGTTCTTCAATATATTGAAAAAAATCAATTAGTTCAAAAAGTGAAAGTCAAGGGGGAGTATTTGCTTCAAAAGCTCCGCGGTGAATTAGTGTCTTCGAAGATAGTTGGTCATATTCGAGGGAAAGGACTAATGATTGGTGTTGAATTTGTTTTCGATAAGTCAACTAAGCGTCCCTTTGAAAAAAATCTTTTAATCACAAATAAGATCGTAGAAAAAGCGAGGAAAAAGGGCTTGCTCATTTATCCATCCTCAGCCGGCCAAGAAGGAGCCCATGGGGATGCAATTATTATCTCACCTCCGTTTATTATTACAATAAATCAAATAGATGAACTTGTTTCCATTTTTAGAGATGTAGTTTTAGAGATTGAAAAAGAGGTAGGAGGTGTTGAACCCGATGGAACAAACACATCAAGAGAAAAAAATGAATAA
- a CDS encoding YokU family protein — protein MRCEWCEADGVKEITCTVYWELPDGTSAIEITDTPGVHCSICGMEYQTEETIEELEDQLMLIDTKKLTKTIEYDVLMSQPRLLKKNYFKF, from the coding sequence ATGAGATGTGAATGGTGTGAAGCTGATGGAGTCAAGGAGATAACATGTACAGTTTATTGGGAGCTGCCGGATGGAACAAGCGCAATTGAAATAACAGACACACCCGGTGTTCATTGTTCAATATGCGGGATGGAATATCAAACAGAGGAAACGATTGAAGAGCTTGAAGATCAGCTTATGTTAATTGATACGAAGAAATTAACAAAAACGATTGAATATGATGTCTTAATGTCACAGCCTAGATTACTAAAAAAGAATTACTTTAAATTTTGA
- the kamA gene encoding lysine 2,3-aminomutase — protein sequence MLHDLYKPNRHWKDIELWKDVPEEKWNDWIWQLTNTIRTLDDLKKVIELTPEEEEGVKISTKTIPLNITPYYAALMNPTDTRCPIRMQSVPIGEEIHKTKYDLEDPLEEDEDSPVAGLTHRYPDRVLFLVTNQCSMYCRYCTRRRFSGQIGMGVPKKQLDAAIEYIRQTPEVRDVLLSGGDGLLINDNILEYILKNLREIPHVEIIRIGTRAPVVFPQRITENLCNILKKYHPVWLNTHFNTSIEITEESKRACEMLVNAGVPVGNQAVILAGINDSVPIMKKLMHDLVKIRVRPYYIYQCDLSEGIGHFRAPISKGLEILEGLRGHTSGYAVPTFVVDAPGGGGKITLQPNYLLSQSPTKTVLRNFEGVITTYPEPENYIAGRADDYFKEIYPKHDLNPSKTGISSLLNDEQFNLVPNSLERYNRRQSFQQNPTYSTLKDKREKRDELKEKKFLAQQKKEAQDGQ from the coding sequence ATGTTACATGATTTATATAAACCGAACCGTCATTGGAAGGACATTGAGTTATGGAAGGATGTACCAGAGGAAAAATGGAATGATTGGATTTGGCAGTTAACGAATACAATACGTACACTTGATGATTTGAAAAAAGTGATTGAACTTACTCCTGAGGAAGAAGAAGGAGTTAAAATTTCCACGAAAACAATCCCGCTAAATATTACTCCATACTATGCGGCACTTATGAATCCTACAGATACAAGATGTCCAATTCGAATGCAGTCAGTTCCTATAGGAGAAGAAATTCATAAAACAAAATATGATTTAGAAGACCCATTAGAAGAAGATGAAGATTCACCTGTAGCGGGTTTAACACATCGATATCCGGATCGCGTTCTTTTTCTCGTGACAAATCAATGCTCAATGTATTGTCGTTATTGTACCCGTCGAAGATTTTCAGGACAAATCGGTATGGGGGTACCGAAAAAACAATTAGATGCGGCGATTGAGTACATTCGTCAAACTCCAGAGGTACGTGATGTTCTTCTTTCAGGTGGCGACGGACTGCTGATTAATGACAATATTTTAGAATATATACTAAAAAATTTACGTGAAATACCTCATGTTGAAATTATTAGGATTGGAACTAGAGCACCTGTTGTCTTTCCGCAACGAATTACAGAAAATCTCTGTAATATCTTAAAAAAGTATCACCCTGTTTGGCTGAACACTCATTTCAATACATCTATTGAAATTACCGAAGAATCAAAGCGTGCTTGTGAGATGTTGGTTAATGCCGGTGTACCGGTTGGAAATCAGGCTGTTATTTTGGCTGGTATAAATGACAGTGTCCCAATTATGAAAAAGCTCATGCATGACTTAGTGAAAATTAGAGTTCGGCCTTATTATATTTACCAATGCGATCTTTCGGAGGGAATCGGTCACTTCCGCGCACCTATTTCAAAAGGATTGGAAATACTTGAAGGCCTGCGTGGACATACGAGCGGGTATGCTGTACCTACCTTTGTTGTCGATGCTCCAGGTGGCGGCGGGAAAATAACCTTGCAGCCAAACTATTTACTATCTCAAAGTCCAACAAAGACTGTATTACGAAATTTTGAAGGAGTTATTACAACATATCCGGAACCGGAAAATTATATTGCTGGTCGAGCTGATGATTATTTTAAAGAAATTTATCCAAAACATGATCTTAACCCTTCAAAAACAGGAATTTCATCTTTATTAAATGATGAACAATTTAATCTTGTCCCAAATTCACTTGAGCGTTATAACCGCAGACAAAGCTTTCAACAAAACCCAACCTATTCAACATTAAAAGATAAACGTGAAAAACGTGATGAATTAAAAGAAAAGAAATTCTTGGCTCAGCAAAAAAAGGAAGCTCAAGATGGACAGTGA
- a CDS encoding CoA transferase subunit A — MEQTHQEKKMNKVGTLDEALSYIHSGCSLMFGGFGGVGNPPTLINGILEKGVTDLTLIGNDAGFPTIGIGKVVSQGKAKKLIVSHIGSNPIAGKLLMEGKMEVEFSPQGTLAERIRAGGVGLGGILTDIGLDSMVEKGKQKISINGKDFLVEAALTSDISIVYAKKADTFGNLVYETSARNTNPLVAMAGQYTIVEAEEIVELGELDPEHIITPGIYVDIVVKSRGIDWKWAWE; from the coding sequence ATGGAACAAACACATCAAGAGAAAAAAATGAATAAAGTTGGTACGTTAGATGAGGCTTTATCCTATATTCACAGTGGCTGTTCCCTTATGTTCGGAGGCTTTGGGGGGGTTGGAAATCCTCCGACCCTAATTAATGGCATTCTTGAGAAAGGTGTTACAGACCTAACATTAATCGGAAATGATGCAGGCTTTCCTACAATAGGGATTGGGAAAGTGGTTAGTCAGGGAAAAGCTAAAAAGCTTATTGTGTCTCATATTGGCTCAAACCCTATTGCCGGAAAGCTTTTGATGGAAGGGAAAATGGAAGTTGAGTTTTCACCACAAGGAACCCTTGCAGAGCGGATTCGTGCCGGAGGAGTCGGGCTTGGTGGGATATTAACAGATATAGGGCTTGATAGTATGGTCGAAAAAGGGAAGCAAAAAATTTCAATCAATGGAAAGGATTTTTTAGTAGAAGCTGCATTAACTTCTGATATTTCCATAGTCTATGCAAAGAAAGCTGATACTTTTGGGAACCTGGTTTATGAAACAAGTGCAAGAAACACAAATCCATTAGTAGCCATGGCAGGTCAGTACACAATTGTTGAAGCAGAAGAAATTGTGGAACTTGGTGAACTAGATCCAGAGCATATTATCACACCGGGGATTTATGTAGATATAGTAGTGAAAAGCCGGGGAATCGATTGGAAATGGGCTTGGGAATAA
- a CDS encoding 3'-5' exonuclease translates to MADIKQFVFFDFEMLCSDTGMAFDEMEAIRLGAVKYDLETEKVSYFDQFIRPQNTEPLTKFCKDLTGINDEDLVNAESFKEVFTGFLEWVGGIKKTKYFSWSPSDLFRLKIDTMRHEIPERTLKKIEQRYTDFQKVFTIQVSKKPISVEDALKLYNLEFIGEKHNPMYDAYNTFRIYQTFMNKPIQSDLIMVQKFILNDIQPIDLKDMNIKLRTQLYNDARQVSNQLRHIYRLRDMKKLLKPIGRTALKYENVVLNRSGIFSEDTIHYAQCFLSFYEDFVHTYNEHFSYSSKTVILHEHQLRPIEQIKQTNAC, encoded by the coding sequence ATGGCAGACATCAAACAATTTGTTTTTTTCGATTTTGAAATGTTGTGTTCGGATACCGGGATGGCTTTTGATGAGATGGAGGCTATTCGTTTAGGCGCTGTTAAATATGATCTTGAAACTGAAAAGGTTTCATACTTTGATCAATTTATTCGTCCCCAAAACACTGAGCCTTTAACAAAATTTTGTAAGGATCTGACTGGGATAAATGACGAGGACTTAGTTAATGCGGAATCCTTTAAAGAGGTTTTCACTGGTTTTTTAGAGTGGGTCGGCGGAATTAAGAAGACAAAGTATTTTTCATGGTCACCAAGTGATCTCTTCCGCTTAAAAATCGATACCATGAGACATGAAATTCCTGAACGAACGCTTAAAAAGATAGAGCAACGATATACTGATTTTCAGAAGGTTTTTACAATTCAGGTTTCAAAAAAACCAATTTCTGTTGAAGATGCTCTAAAGCTTTATAATTTAGAATTTATAGGTGAAAAGCATAATCCAATGTATGATGCTTACAATACTTTCCGTATTTACCAAACTTTTATGAATAAACCGATTCAGTCTGATCTTATTATGGTTCAAAAATTTATTCTTAATGATATACAACCTATTGATCTTAAGGATATGAATATAAAATTACGAACTCAACTATACAATGATGCTAGACAAGTATCTAATCAACTTCGCCATATCTATCGTTTACGTGATATGAAAAAGCTACTAAAACCTATCGGACGAACTGCACTAAAATATGAAAATGTGGTATTAAATCGTTCAGGCATTTTTTCAGAGGATACTATTCATTATGCCCAATGTTTTTTATCCTTTTATGAAGATTTTGTCCATACTTATAACGAACATTTTTCTTATTCTTCTAAAACAGTTATCTTACATGAACATCAACTTCGTCCAATAGAACAGATAAAGCAAACGAATGCTTGTTAG
- a CDS encoding 3-oxoacid CoA-transferase subunit B has product MGLGINGESDRVVNSYDERNRMAMRAAEEIREGMIVNLGIGIPSLVPNHLPKQLQVMFHAENGILGIGESPEKGMEDPTLCNAGGFPVTIVSGASYFDSATAFGMIRSGYLDITILGGLEVSQKGDLANWIVPGKRVPGIGGAMELAKKAKRVIVLMNHCNKKGESKIVKECTLPLTAKQCVDLIITEMGVLKVNERGLLLTEVMAPYQIQDVISKTNAPLQISDSIKVIDG; this is encoded by the coding sequence ATGGGCTTGGGAATAAACGGGGAGAGTGATCGGGTTGTGAATTCATATGATGAACGTAATCGCATGGCAATGCGTGCAGCTGAGGAAATTAGAGAGGGAATGATCGTCAATTTAGGGATTGGAATTCCATCACTTGTACCGAATCATCTCCCAAAACAATTGCAAGTTATGTTTCATGCTGAAAATGGCATCCTTGGCATAGGTGAATCTCCTGAAAAGGGAATGGAAGATCCCACATTATGTAATGCAGGCGGCTTTCCAGTTACAATTGTTTCAGGAGCATCTTATTTTGATAGTGCAACAGCTTTTGGCATGATTCGATCAGGATATTTAGATATTACAATTTTAGGCGGTCTTGAAGTTAGTCAAAAAGGAGACTTAGCCAACTGGATTGTCCCGGGAAAACGGGTACCCGGAATTGGTGGAGCAATGGAGCTTGCTAAAAAGGCAAAGCGAGTCATTGTATTAATGAATCATTGTAATAAAAAAGGAGAATCAAAAATTGTAAAAGAATGCACTCTTCCGTTAACGGCTAAACAATGTGTTGATTTAATTATCACAGAAATGGGTGTATTGAAAGTAAATGAACGAGGGTTGCTTTTAACAGAAGTTATGGCACCATATCAAATTCAAGATGTGATTTCCAAAACAAATGCACCTCTACAAATCTCAGACAGCATAAAAGTAATTGACGGATAA
- a CDS encoding peptidase: MLRAQINHWLQHNRDHGIELLQKLVQANSTQGNEQYAQTIVIEKLRKIGLKVEVWEPDGKFLSAHPYFASSRYDFKGSPNVVGILKGTGEGRSIILNGHIDVVPEGDIAQWEHQPYSGKVIDGKLYGRGATDMKGGNVSLLLALSAIRALGIPLKGDVIFQSVIEEESGGAGTLSAILKGYKADAAIIPEPTNMKIFPKQQGSMWFRLSVKGRSAHGGTRYEGVSAIEKAMLVIEHVRELEKRRNEKIHDPLYKKIPIPIPINIGKIEGGDWPSSVADLVKLEGRMGISPDETISQAKNELENWIHNLKQVDPWFNDYPVSLEWFGARWVPGSINLNHEMIKTLSASYSEVIGEEPVIEASPWGTDGGLLTHVGSTPTIVFGPGVTEKAHYPNEYIEIDKVVEAAAIIALTVVEWCGVEG, translated from the coding sequence ATGCTTCGAGCTCAAATTAATCACTGGCTTCAACATAACCGAGACCATGGAATAGAATTGCTGCAAAAGCTCGTTCAAGCAAATAGTACACAAGGAAATGAACAGTATGCACAAACAATTGTCATTGAAAAACTTAGGAAGATTGGGTTAAAAGTCGAGGTTTGGGAGCCTGATGGGAAGTTTCTTTCTGCACATCCGTATTTTGCTTCATCTCGGTATGATTTTAAAGGCAGTCCTAATGTTGTCGGAATTTTAAAAGGTACAGGTGAGGGTCGCTCAATTATATTAAATGGACATATTGATGTTGTGCCTGAAGGAGATATTGCTCAGTGGGAGCATCAACCATATAGCGGGAAAGTGATTGATGGAAAGTTATATGGACGTGGAGCAACAGATATGAAGGGCGGTAATGTTTCCCTTCTTTTAGCTTTATCAGCCATCCGTGCTCTTGGTATTCCTTTAAAAGGAGATGTTATTTTTCAAAGTGTCATAGAAGAAGAAAGTGGAGGTGCCGGCACACTATCTGCTATTTTAAAAGGATACAAGGCTGACGCAGCGATTATTCCAGAACCTACAAACATGAAAATTTTTCCTAAACAACAAGGATCTATGTGGTTCCGTTTATCTGTAAAGGGAAGGTCGGCACATGGAGGAACTCGCTATGAAGGGGTTAGTGCAATAGAGAAAGCTATGCTTGTGATAGAGCATGTAAGAGAGTTAGAGAAGCGAAGAAATGAAAAAATTCATGATCCCCTATACAAAAAAATTCCGATCCCAATTCCAATAAATATCGGAAAAATAGAAGGTGGTGATTGGCCGTCCTCTGTAGCTGACCTTGTGAAATTAGAAGGAAGAATGGGTATTTCTCCAGATGAAACAATAAGTCAAGCTAAAAACGAACTAGAGAACTGGATTCATAATCTTAAACAAGTTGATCCATGGTTTAACGATTACCCAGTATCACTTGAATGGTTTGGTGCAAGATGGGTACCCGGCTCGATAAACCTTAATCATGAGATGATAAAAACGTTATCAGCTAGTTATTCTGAAGTCATAGGGGAAGAGCCGGTCATTGAAGCATCACCATGGGGGACAGACGGAGGTTTGCTAACACATGTAGGTTCGACCCCAACAATTGTCTTTGGTCCCGGGGTAACAGAAAAAGCCCATTACCCTAATGAATACATTGAAATTGATAAAGTAGTTGAAGCAGCAGCGATCATTGCTTTGACAGTTGTAGAGTGGTGTGGGGTAGAAGGATAA
- a CDS encoding macrolide family glycosyltransferase — MGKAIFFNIPAHGHTNPTLALVEELINQGEEVLYYSFPHLKEKIEETGAIYMPYSIDRLEDTNYTEEQLKYFPIVFRVCIESTEKMLEFLLNEIDREEPDYIIHDSLATWGKYVGQIKNIPTICSTTTFPFHESFLNIPKELLNLVFQFARGDLKHLVKALSIQNNLCKKYNMKKPPLLDALSSKEKLNIVYTAAEFTPNCHVFDHTYRFVGPSISERIEEEKVTLPISKKPIVYISLGSIFGDNKDFYEDCFQAFKDIEATFIMSLGKKKKETDFSYIPENFILYDYVNQIDLLQKVDIFVTHGGMNSVQEGLYFKVPLILYPQQQEQEMISQQVERLGCGIHLKECNTEKLKQSLLKILNNKEYKQKCSEFGTLLQEKGGYKRAVSEIMRFYKENSSIGEPVKVKRDA; from the coding sequence TTGGGTAAAGCTATATTTTTTAATATTCCCGCTCATGGTCATACAAATCCAACTCTCGCTTTAGTGGAAGAATTGATTAATCAAGGAGAAGAAGTATTATACTACTCTTTTCCACATTTAAAGGAAAAAATTGAAGAAACAGGGGCTATTTATATGCCTTATAGCATCGATCGTTTAGAAGATACCAATTATACAGAAGAACAGCTGAAGTACTTCCCCATTGTTTTTAGGGTTTGTATAGAAAGCACTGAAAAAATGTTGGAATTTTTATTAAACGAAATAGACAGAGAAGAACCTGACTATATTATTCATGATTCCTTAGCAACTTGGGGGAAATATGTAGGCCAAATCAAAAATATTCCTACTATTTGTTCCACAACAACATTTCCATTTCACGAATCATTTTTAAATATTCCAAAAGAGCTTTTAAATTTAGTGTTTCAATTTGCAAGAGGAGATTTAAAACATTTAGTTAAAGCATTATCTATCCAAAATAATTTATGCAAAAAGTACAATATGAAGAAACCCCCTCTTTTAGATGCATTGAGTAGTAAAGAAAAATTAAATATTGTCTATACTGCTGCGGAATTTACACCAAACTGTCATGTGTTTGATCATACTTATCGTTTTGTTGGCCCTTCTATATCGGAACGCATCGAAGAAGAAAAAGTAACATTACCTATAAGTAAAAAACCAATCGTTTATATTTCTTTAGGAAGTATATTTGGGGATAATAAGGATTTTTATGAAGATTGTTTTCAAGCATTTAAAGATATCGAAGCAACATTTATCATGTCTTTAGGCAAAAAAAAGAAAGAAACTGATTTTTCTTATATACCCGAAAACTTTATTCTTTATGATTATGTGAACCAAATAGACCTGCTGCAAAAGGTGGACATCTTTGTAACACATGGAGGTATGAACAGTGTCCAAGAAGGTTTGTATTTTAAAGTTCCCTTAATCCTATATCCTCAACAACAAGAACAAGAAATGATCTCACAACAAGTTGAACGTTTAGGTTGTGGCATCCATTTAAAAGAATGCAATACAGAGAAACTGAAACAATCTTTATTGAAAATATTAAACAATAAAGAATATAAACAAAAATGCTCTGAATTTGGAACTCTCTTACAAGAAAAAGGCGGTTACAAAAGAGCCGTATCTGAAATAATGAGATTTTATAAAGAAAACTCGTCGATTGGCGAGCCTGTAAAGGTGAAGCGTGATGCGTAG
- the ablB gene encoding putative beta-lysine N-acetyltransferase, producing MTKSYKKLQLSTSDYYLELFLDYFNQRLRIDHYRGNMTRILQEISHISEEDFCEKVIFYTRQEHWQQLLSHGYELEGVISGYFSGTDNFIMTLYTKNERRTSQHWVKENKILEDIKGKGLNNMNEKPIPNEYIIRKAEVGDTKQLADLYGKVFQVYPTPMDDPKYVEHMIHDGNLFYLVEYQNEIVSAASADVNMINHNAELTDCATLPAYRKHGLMKKLLMDLEKDLRKNGIFCAYSLARALSFGMNSAFHQLGYQYQGRLTNNCYIYDKLEDMNIWRKDLSS from the coding sequence ATGACAAAATCCTACAAAAAACTACAATTATCAACTTCCGACTATTATCTTGAACTCTTTTTGGACTATTTTAATCAACGCTTGCGGATTGATCATTACCGGGGAAATATGACACGAATTTTACAGGAGATTAGTCACATTTCAGAAGAAGATTTCTGTGAAAAAGTGATATTTTATACCCGACAAGAGCATTGGCAGCAACTGCTGAGTCATGGATATGAATTAGAGGGAGTGATTTCCGGTTATTTTAGCGGAACTGATAATTTTATTATGACCTTATATACAAAAAATGAAAGAAGAACAAGTCAGCACTGGGTGAAAGAGAATAAAATTCTTGAGGATATTAAAGGTAAAGGGCTTAACAACATGAATGAGAAGCCGATCCCGAATGAATACATTATTCGAAAAGCAGAAGTGGGTGATACGAAGCAGCTTGCTGATTTATATGGAAAGGTGTTTCAGGTTTATCCGACACCGATGGATGACCCTAAATATGTTGAACACATGATTCATGATGGGAATTTATTTTATTTAGTTGAGTATCAAAATGAAATTGTTAGTGCAGCATCTGCAGATGTGAATATGATCAATCATAATGCTGAGCTAACAGATTGTGCAACATTACCGGCATATCGTAAGCACGGGTTAATGAAAAAGTTGCTAATGGATTTAGAAAAAGATTTGAGAAAAAATGGAATTTTCTGTGCTTACTCTTTAGCACGTGCATTGTCATTTGGGATGAACTCTGCTTTTCATCAACTTGGATATCAATATCAAGGCAGACTGACAAATAATTGTTATATATATGATAAACTTGAAGATATGAATATATGGCGAAAAGATTTATCATCATAA